One segment of Anopheles stephensi strain Indian chromosome 3, UCI_ANSTEP_V1.0, whole genome shotgun sequence DNA contains the following:
- the LOC118510945 gene encoding V-type proton ATPase subunit D 1, which yields MSSKDRIPIFPSRGAQMQMKARLAGAHKGHGLLKKKADALQMRFRMILSKIIETKTLMGEVMKEAAFSLAEAKFASGDFNQVVLQNVTKAQIKIRTKKDNVAGVTLPVFESYQDGSDTYELTGLAKGGQQLQKLKKNYQSAVKLLVELASLQTSFVTLDEVIKITNRRVNAIEHVIIPRIDRTLAYIISELDELEREEFYRLKKIQDKKRIAKKKVEEKRAALLQEGIDVRNQANILDEGDDDILF from the exons ATGTCGTCCAAGGATCGAATTCCGATTTTCCCGTCGCGAGG CGCTCAAATGCAAATGAAGGCTCGCCTTGCTGGTGCCCACAAGGGACACGGGCTCTTGAAAAAGAAAGCGGATGCTTTGCAGATGCGTTTTAGGATGATTTTAAGTAAAATTATCGAG ACCAAGACGTTGATGGGTGAAGTAATGAAAGAGGCGGCCTTTTCCCTGGCAGAGGCGAAGTTTGCTTCCGGTGACTTTAATCAAGTCGTGCTACAAAATGTCACTAAAGCCCAGATCAAAATACGTACCAAGAAGGATAACGTTGCTGGAGTTACGCTGCCAGTGTTCGAGTCTTATCAGGATGGCTCGGACACCTACGAACTGACCGGTTTGGCAAAGGGTGGACAACAGCTTCAGAAGTTGAAAAAGAACTACCAAAGCGCTGTTAAgctgctagtggagctggcATCGCTCCAAACATCGTTCGTCACGTTAGACGAAGTGATCAAAATCACCAACCGTCGTGTAAATGCGATTGAACATG TAATTATCCCAAGAATTGATCGTACGCTGGCTTACATCATCTCAGAGCTGGATGAGCTGGAACGCGAAGAATTCTATCGTCTGAAGAAAATTCAG GACAAAAAGCGTATTGCCAAGAAAAAGGTAGAGGAGAAGCGGGCAGCTCTGTTGCAGGAAGGCATCGATGTGCGTAACCAGGCTAACATCCTAGACGAGGGCGATGATGATATTCTGTTCTAA
- the LOC118510942 gene encoding armadillo-like helical domain-containing protein 3, with amino-acid sequence MASRKRSGSGTKRPKEKVVHIYELLCRGEDPRKQSAQFWEEFFLLQPNMETLESELLKLTPEQYSTAKRNIQQFFTECIKILPTGSPKRIHNALQTIGVFIHVLFRKLAMPGTCGNASDSSNSGGLGGVPASFITISDIEDDMRELMKQLYEILASNIPSDRPKDLCLKTLLIIATGMDNVNENCLIEFIIGQNMFEVFKTMLSDSSLRNLHGHDVVTLLTILVNYRKHEGSNPYVVELSLLADEFALNGYGQVISCVLTMFCKQHLLSLTELPTSSSWFSSLSSIVGNMFISDDLCYRSQQIRANNALLLALYEAIHLNRNFITTLAHTQADSTPPSPCNTLNVSDGTPDLSAAAILDASQYSTNLFVALFQYCSIVMQDHKSDLSAINLKLCLLILSCIAEDQYANSMMHDNNLTFKVSLHRAHMRHRKLTSEKVSKPQPLATTLLDLLVEFIVSHLLKKFPIELYLLCIGIIHRVIIYQKRCRVRIAYHWKELWTAMISLLKFLIYQEQNLMKRCNIFELALQVVNIFNLFITYGDTFLATTNSYDELYYELNREEKVFCELHAMVLRYASIQDCDYKEDSIRLLNALSNILAIIKHFQMKIKEWLASQSLSTPTEQQILEQIQKNYDLTLKLQDSLDQYERYSERPKHVLFFANLMKEVMVDTRKTVYYLVKESNKGPFVECLCGAVTDGPSAAEGAEVGMMHSSS; translated from the exons ATGGCTTCAAGGAAAAGATCTGGATCGGGCACGAAACGGCCAAAGGAAAAGGTGGTCCACATTTACGAACTTTTGTGTCGCGGCGAGGATCCGAGAAAGCAGAGTGCACAGTTTTGGGAGGAGTTCTTTCTACTGCAACCGAACATGGAAACGTTGGAAAGCGAGTTGCTCAAGCTCACTCCCGAGCAGTACAGTACTGCAAAACGAAACATACAACAGTTTTTCACCGAATGCATAAAAATCCTTCCGACCGGAAGTCCAAAGCGAATACACAACGCACTGCAAACGATCGGAGTGTTCATTCATGTGCTTTTCCGCAAGCTTGCAATGCCAGGTACATGTGGCAACGCGAGTGATTCCAGCAACAGTGGAGGACTCGGTGGCGTTCCCGCTTCGTTTATTACCATAAGCGACATTGAGGATGATATGCGCGAACTGATGAAGCAGCTTTACGAAATATTGGCCAGCAATATTCCGTCCGATCGTCCGAAAGATCTTTGCTTGAAAACGTTGCTTATCATTGCAACCGGTATGGATAATGTTAACGAAAATTGCCTTATAGAGTTTATCATCGGGCAAAATATGTTTGAGGTGTTTAAAACGATGCTAAGCGACTCCAGCCTGCGAAACCTACACGGGCACGATGTGGTTACGCTGTTAACAATATTGGTTAACTATCGAAAACATGAAGGAAGTAATCCGTACGTGGTAGAACTATCGCTGCTAGCGGACGAATTTGCGCTGAATGG GTATGGACAAGTCATATCGTGTGTATTGACAATGTTTTGCAAGCAGCATCTTCTGAGCCTTACTGAACTTCCAACATCATCGTCGTGGTTCTCATCACTGTCGAGCATTGTcggcaacatgttcatttccgATGATTTGTGCTATAGAAGTCAGCAGATTCG GGCAAACAATGCACTTCTGCTGGCTCTTTATGAAGCAATACATCTAAATAGAAACTTCATCACAACTTTAGCACATACGCAAGCGGACTCTACTCCACCTTCACCGTGCAATACGTTAAATGTGAGTGATGGGACTCCAGATCTATCGGCGGCAGCCATTCTTGATGCTTCACAATACTCTACCAATCTGTTTGTCGCTTTGTTTCAATACTG CTCAATCGTGATGCAGGATCATAAAAGCGATTTGAGTGCAATTAATTTGAAGCTTTGCTTGCTTATTTTGTCATGCATAGCTGAAGATCAGTATGCAAACTCGATGATGCATGACAATAATCTTACGTTCAAAGTTTCGTTGCACCGAGCGCATATGAGACATAGGAAGTTAACATCAGAAAAAGTGTCCAAACCACAGCCGTTGGCAACCACCTTGCTTG ATCTTCTGGTGGAGTTCATCGTATCGCATTTGCTCAAAAAGTTCCCAATAGAGCTATATCTCCTGTGCATTGGGATAATACATCGTGTTATTATCTACCAAAAAAGATGTCGCGTGCGAATAGCATATCACTGGAAAGAACTGTGGACGGCAATGATCAGTTTATTGAAATTTCTCATCTATCAAGAACAAAATCTTATGAAGAGATGTAACATTTTCGAGCTAGCTCTACAG GTGGTAAACATTTTCAACCTTTTCATCACGTACGGGGACACTTTTCTTGCCACAACAAACAGTTACGACGAACTTTATTATGAACTTAACCGGGAGGAGAAAGTGTTCTGTGAATTGCACGCAATGGTACTGAGATACGCTTCGATACAGGATTGTGATTATAAAGAAGATTCGATTCGGCTGTTGAACGCACTGTCCAACATACTGGCTATCATCAAACACTTTCAGATGAAAATCAAAGAATGGCTTGCTAGCCAGAGTCTGTCGACACCCACCGAACAGCAAATATTGGAACAAATTCAGAAAAACTACGACCTTACGCTTAAACTGCAAGATAGTCTTGATCAGTACGAACGATACAGCGAGCGACCAAAGCATGTGTTATTTTTTGCCAACCTTATGAAGGAAGTTATGGTAGATACGAGGAAAACTGTTTACTATTTAGTGAAGGAAAGCAACAAAGGCCCATTTGTTGAGTGTTTGTGCGGCGCAGTGACTGATGGACCAAGTGCGGCCGAAGGTGCAGAAGTTGGGATGATGCATTCCTCCAGTTGA